One genomic segment of Mycolicibacterium neworleansense includes these proteins:
- a CDS encoding YkvA family protein translates to MVDTWWGNALIGLGVALLLSWLILIVALLVMRPRGNLLTEALRMLPDLLRLIPRLAADKSLPRGVRLRLALLVVYLALPIDLIPDFVPVLGYADDAIIVTLVLRSVVRHAGLEAVRAHWPGTDDGFDALARLTGLSR, encoded by the coding sequence GTGGTCGACACCTGGTGGGGTAACGCGCTGATCGGTCTCGGTGTCGCACTGCTGCTGAGCTGGCTGATCCTGATCGTCGCGCTGCTCGTCATGCGGCCCCGCGGAAACCTGCTCACCGAGGCGCTGCGGATGCTTCCCGATCTTTTGCGGCTCATCCCGCGGCTGGCCGCCGACAAGTCGTTGCCCCGGGGCGTGCGCCTGCGGCTGGCCCTGCTGGTCGTCTATCTGGCGCTGCCGATCGATCTGATCCCCGACTTCGTCCCGGTGCTCGGGTACGCCGACGACGCCATCATCGTCACCCTGGTGCTTCGCAGCGTCGTGCGTCATGCCGGTTTGGAAGCCGTGCGGGCGCACTGGCCGGGTACCGACGACGGGTTCGATGCGCTGGCGCGGTTGACCGGGCTCTCCCGCTGA
- a CDS encoding phosphodiester glycosidase family protein: protein MPALAKLFRRAVATASAVAVCAALATTGSPVARAEDARTLLLGAIANTKGSYLVYNFGGQFAAPFLAADGRAYTLNNGGHLMAMKNASTRLNPKLLVDSHQGYQSRCERTPGARTGEGLWQASETYAPLSAWQVLGQPTIAVNANFFDVRGQKGGSWRDTKCSSPLGAYVDNTRGQGRANAAVTGTLAYAGKQGLSGGNEHWSALATMILPMGGAPYVVMPKSKDDYDSATPVIQRLLDQNARFVAVAGIGLLAPGDTGQLNDNGPSAARTAVGYNRATDQLYVFQGGSYTPDNIQDLFRGLGADNAVLLDGGGSSAIVLRRDTGGMWSGAGSPRGNCDTRQVLCDSRERALPSWLAFN, encoded by the coding sequence GTGCCAGCCCTGGCAAAACTCTTCCGGCGTGCGGTCGCCACTGCGTCCGCGGTTGCCGTCTGCGCCGCCCTGGCCACCACCGGCTCCCCCGTTGCGCGTGCCGAGGACGCCCGGACACTGCTTCTCGGGGCGATCGCGAACACCAAGGGCTCATACCTCGTCTACAACTTCGGCGGCCAGTTCGCCGCGCCGTTCCTGGCTGCCGACGGTCGGGCCTACACGCTGAACAACGGCGGCCACCTGATGGCGATGAAGAACGCCTCCACACGGCTGAACCCCAAGCTGCTGGTCGACAGTCACCAGGGTTATCAGTCGCGATGCGAGCGCACCCCCGGCGCCCGGACCGGGGAAGGACTTTGGCAGGCCTCCGAAACCTATGCACCCCTTTCGGCGTGGCAGGTCCTGGGGCAACCGACCATCGCGGTCAATGCCAACTTCTTCGACGTCCGCGGGCAGAAGGGCGGCTCGTGGCGTGACACGAAGTGCTCCTCGCCGTTGGGCGCCTACGTGGACAACACGCGCGGACAGGGCCGGGCCAACGCCGCGGTCACCGGCACGCTGGCCTACGCCGGCAAGCAGGGCCTGTCCGGCGGGAACGAGCACTGGTCGGCCCTGGCCACCATGATCCTTCCGATGGGCGGCGCACCGTATGTGGTGATGCCCAAGAGCAAGGACGACTACGACTCGGCCACCCCGGTGATCCAGCGCCTGCTGGATCAGAACGCCCGGTTCGTCGCGGTGGCCGGCATCGGGCTGCTCGCCCCGGGCGACACCGGTCAGCTCAACGACAACGGCCCCAGCGCGGCGCGCACCGCCGTCGGTTACAACCGGGCCACCGACCAGCTCTACGTGTTCCAGGGCGGCAGCTATACGCCGGACAACATCCAGGACCTGTTCCGCGGTCTGGGTGCCGACAACGCGGTGCTGCTCGACGGCGGCGGCTCGTCGGCCATCGTATTGCGCCGCGACACCGGCGGCATGTGGAGCGGGGCCGGTTCGCCCCGCGGGAACTGCGACACCCGTCAGGTGTTGTGCGATTCGCGCGAACGGGCGCTGCCCAGCTGGCTTGCCTTCAACTGA
- a CDS encoding ATP-binding cassette domain-containing protein — protein MSTATTHPADSHDLIRVTGARENNLKDVDIELPKRRLTVFTGVSGSGKSSLVFDTIAAESQRLINETYSAFVQGFMPNLARPEVDILEGLTTAIIVDQQRMGADPRSTVGTATDTGAMLRILFSRIGKPHIGSPQAFSFNVASISGAGAVTLEKGGRTVKERREFNIVGGMCPRCEGRGAVNDIDLTALYDDTKSLNEGALTIPGFSMDGWYGRIFRGCGFFDPDKPINKFTKKELDALLYKEATKLKVDGVNLTYLGLIPQIQKSFLSKDVEGMQPHIRTFVERAVTFTTCPECDGTRLSETARSVQVAGINIAEACAMQITDLAAWLGTVKEKSVAPLLAALQHTLDSFVEIGLGYLSLDRPAGTLSGGEAQRVKMIRHLGSSLTDVTYVFDEPTIGLHPHDIARMNNLLLALRDKGNTVLVVEHKPETITIADHVVDLGPGAGSAGGEVVFEGDVAGLQASDTVTGRHLGYRATLKNEVRKANGALEIRGADTHNLRDVDVDIPLGALVVITGVAGSGKSSLIDGSVAGRDGVVVVDQSPIRGSRRSNPATYTGLLEPIRKAFAKANNVKPALFSSNSEGACPTCNGAGVIYTDLGVMATVETTCEECEGKRFGASVLQYTLGGRDIAEVLAMPVSEAERYFAEGESKVPAAQKILSRMADVGLGYLTLGQPLTTLSGGERQRLKLAAQMGEKGDTYILDEPTTGLHLADVEQLLGLLDRLVDSGKSVIVIEHHQAVMAHADWIIDLGPGAGHDGGRVVFEGTPADLVAGRATLTGQHLAEYVGN, from the coding sequence ATGAGCACCGCCACGACCCACCCCGCCGACAGCCATGATCTGATCCGGGTCACCGGAGCCCGGGAGAACAACCTCAAGGACGTCGACATCGAGCTGCCCAAGCGCCGGTTGACGGTGTTCACGGGTGTATCGGGGTCGGGCAAGAGCTCACTGGTGTTCGACACGATCGCCGCCGAATCCCAGCGGTTGATCAACGAGACGTACAGCGCCTTCGTGCAGGGGTTCATGCCCAACCTGGCGCGCCCGGAGGTCGACATCCTAGAGGGGCTGACCACCGCGATCATCGTCGACCAGCAGCGGATGGGTGCCGACCCGCGTTCCACCGTCGGCACCGCCACCGACACCGGCGCGATGCTGCGCATCCTGTTCAGCCGGATCGGCAAACCGCATATCGGGTCGCCACAGGCGTTTTCGTTCAACGTGGCCTCGATCAGCGGGGCGGGTGCGGTGACGCTCGAGAAGGGCGGACGCACGGTCAAGGAACGCCGCGAGTTCAACATCGTCGGCGGCATGTGTCCGCGGTGCGAGGGTCGTGGCGCGGTCAACGACATCGACCTGACCGCGTTGTACGACGACACCAAATCGCTGAACGAGGGCGCGCTGACCATCCCGGGCTTCAGCATGGACGGCTGGTACGGCCGGATCTTCCGGGGCTGCGGCTTCTTCGATCCGGACAAGCCGATCAACAAGTTCACCAAGAAGGAACTCGACGCGCTGCTGTACAAGGAGGCGACGAAACTCAAGGTCGACGGGGTCAACCTGACCTACCTCGGGTTGATCCCGCAGATCCAGAAGTCGTTCCTGTCCAAGGACGTCGAGGGCATGCAGCCGCACATCCGGACATTCGTCGAGCGGGCGGTCACGTTCACCACCTGCCCCGAGTGTGATGGCACCCGCCTGTCGGAGACGGCGCGCTCGGTGCAGGTGGCTGGTATCAACATCGCCGAGGCCTGCGCGATGCAGATCACCGACCTGGCGGCCTGGCTCGGCACCGTCAAAGAAAAATCCGTGGCCCCGCTGCTGGCCGCATTGCAGCACACGCTGGACTCGTTCGTCGAGATCGGGTTGGGCTATCTGTCCCTGGACCGGCCCGCCGGCACCCTGTCCGGCGGAGAAGCCCAGCGCGTCAAGATGATCCGTCACCTGGGCTCGTCCCTGACCGATGTCACGTACGTGTTCGACGAGCCGACGATCGGGCTGCACCCGCACGACATCGCCCGGATGAACAACCTGTTGCTGGCCCTACGGGACAAGGGCAACACCGTGCTGGTCGTCGAGCACAAGCCCGAGACGATCACGATCGCCGACCACGTCGTCGACCTGGGCCCGGGCGCCGGATCGGCCGGCGGCGAGGTGGTGTTCGAAGGTGACGTGGCCGGCCTGCAGGCCAGCGACACCGTGACCGGACGGCACCTGGGGTACCGCGCAACCCTGAAGAATGAGGTGCGGAAAGCCAACGGCGCGTTGGAGATCCGTGGCGCCGACACCCACAATCTGCGTGACGTGGATGTCGACATCCCGCTGGGTGCTTTGGTGGTGATCACCGGGGTCGCGGGCTCGGGTAAGAGTTCGTTGATCGACGGCTCGGTGGCCGGCCGCGACGGTGTGGTGGTCGTCGATCAGAGTCCGATCCGGGGTTCGCGGCGCAGCAATCCGGCGACCTACACCGGGCTGCTGGAGCCGATCCGTAAGGCTTTCGCGAAGGCCAACAACGTCAAACCCGCACTGTTCAGCTCGAATTCGGAGGGCGCCTGCCCGACGTGCAACGGCGCCGGGGTGATCTACACCGATCTCGGGGTGATGGCCACCGTCGAGACCACGTGCGAGGAGTGCGAGGGCAAGCGGTTCGGCGCCTCGGTGCTGCAGTACACCCTCGGTGGACGCGACATCGCCGAGGTGCTGGCCATGCCGGTCAGCGAGGCGGAGCGGTACTTCGCCGAGGGCGAGTCCAAAGTTCCCGCCGCACAGAAGATCCTATCCCGGATGGCCGATGTGGGCCTGGGCTATCTGACGCTGGGGCAGCCGCTGACCACGTTGTCGGGCGGAGAGCGGCAGCGGTTGAAACTTGCCGCGCAGATGGGCGAGAAGGGTGACACCTACATCCTCGACGAGCCGACGACAGGCCTGCACCTGGCCGATGTCGAGCAACTGCTCGGGCTACTGGACCGGCTGGTGGATTCGGGCAAGTCGGTGATCGTGATCGAGCACCATCAGGCGGTGATGGCGCACGCCGATTGGATCATCGACCTGGGCCCCGGGGCCGGACATGACGGCGGTCGCGTCGTATTCGAGGGCACCCCGGCCGACCTGGTCGCCGGGCGCGCCACGCTGACCGGTCAGCACCTCGCCGAATATGTGGGCAACTGA
- a CDS encoding PQQ-dependent sugar dehydrogenase, with protein MRVWAGRSAIALITAAALAACGTQPETGPPPPSASSAAPAGLATAPLHVPAGLDQAPLDEPRQALIPSGWTIEVIARVPKARMAVFAPDGALLVSVPATGQVLTVLPDRHTLLEGLEQPHGLFFAGPTLYVAESNRVDAYDYVDGRAVNRRTVAGGLPDAKSPDLHGAYSHALKSVVVGSDGAVYFSIGSTGNVSAEDRSATPPRATIMRVPPGGGPAALFATGVRNGTGLALAPDGSLWTAVNNRDNVPDPQGRVRQDYVDDHPPESVAKLTPGRELGWPYCNPDGAPPAGFIRDMETNADGSEMDCAVLAPVEQTLGAHSAPLGMSFAELPEPYGPGALVGVHGSWNRQSPQAPEVSFFGWRNGALGAQQTLVGGFQADDGTRWGRPVAAVTGPDGAVYITDDYAGAVYRLAP; from the coding sequence ATGCGGGTTTGGGCGGGGCGTAGCGCGATCGCACTGATCACCGCGGCCGCCCTGGCCGCGTGTGGGACGCAGCCCGAAACCGGACCGCCCCCACCGTCCGCGTCGAGCGCTGCGCCCGCCGGGCTGGCAACGGCGCCCCTGCACGTACCCGCCGGCCTCGACCAGGCCCCGCTCGACGAACCGCGTCAGGCCCTGATTCCCTCCGGCTGGACCATCGAGGTGATCGCCCGGGTGCCCAAGGCCAGGATGGCCGTATTCGCCCCGGACGGCGCCCTGCTGGTGTCTGTCCCGGCCACCGGGCAGGTGCTGACGGTGCTCCCCGACCGGCACACCCTGCTCGAAGGCCTGGAACAGCCACACGGACTCTTCTTCGCCGGGCCGACGCTCTATGTGGCCGAGAGCAACCGCGTCGACGCCTATGACTACGTCGACGGCCGCGCGGTCAACCGCCGCACCGTCGCCGGCGGTCTGCCCGACGCCAAGAGCCCGGACCTGCACGGCGCCTATTCCCATGCGCTCAAGAGCGTGGTCGTGGGATCCGATGGCGCGGTGTATTTCTCGATCGGATCGACGGGCAACGTCTCGGCCGAGGACCGCAGTGCCACGCCGCCGCGGGCGACGATCATGCGGGTGCCGCCCGGTGGTGGCCCGGCAGCACTGTTCGCCACCGGGGTGCGCAACGGCACGGGCCTGGCCCTCGCGCCGGATGGCTCGCTGTGGACAGCGGTGAACAACCGCGACAACGTGCCCGATCCGCAAGGTCGGGTGCGGCAGGACTATGTGGACGACCACCCACCGGAGTCGGTGGCCAAGCTGACCCCGGGCCGCGAATTGGGTTGGCCGTACTGCAATCCCGATGGCGCGCCACCGGCCGGGTTCATCCGCGACATGGAGACCAACGCCGACGGCAGCGAGATGGACTGTGCGGTGCTGGCACCGGTGGAGCAGACGTTGGGAGCGCATTCGGCGCCGCTGGGGATGAGCTTCGCCGAACTGCCGGAACCCTATGGCCCGGGAGCGCTCGTCGGGGTGCACGGATCCTGGAACCGGCAGTCACCGCAGGCGCCCGAGGTGTCGTTCTTCGGTTGGCGCAACGGCGCATTGGGCGCACAGCAGACCCTGGTCGGCGGGTTCCAGGCCGATGACGGCACCCGGTGGGGCCGCCCGGTGGCCGCGGTCACCGGACCGGACGGCGCGGTGTACATCACCGACGACTACGCCGGCGCGGTGTATCGGCTGGCCCCCTAG
- a CDS encoding adenylate/guanylate cyclase domain-containing protein: MTEELSTETTWVMARTEGSAHLWQTQPGDMIAALPYFRATMTHLVALHGGTLSARQSSCDGFAATFDRASDAVSCALYLQLTPLDPFELCIGVHSARTGTGRLRDIAHAGQTLISGTTASSVAGDLPAGASLKYLGDQRMGDTGAQERLLQLCHPGLRKYLQPLRMPNAVLAEILVN, encoded by the coding sequence GTGACCGAAGAGCTGTCTACCGAGACGACGTGGGTGATGGCCCGCACCGAGGGATCCGCGCACCTATGGCAAACGCAACCCGGCGACATGATCGCCGCGCTTCCGTACTTTCGAGCCACGATGACCCACCTCGTCGCGCTCCACGGCGGCACGCTGTCGGCGAGACAGTCCTCCTGCGACGGTTTCGCGGCCACCTTCGACCGGGCGTCGGACGCGGTGTCGTGCGCGCTGTACCTGCAACTGACGCCGTTGGATCCCTTCGAACTGTGTATCGGCGTACACAGCGCGCGCACCGGCACGGGGCGGTTGCGCGACATCGCCCATGCCGGGCAGACGCTGATCTCGGGCACGACGGCGTCGTCGGTGGCCGGCGATCTACCCGCCGGCGCATCGCTGAAATACCTTGGCGACCAACGTATGGGTGATACCGGGGCCCAGGAACGGCTTCTACAGCTGTGTCATCCAGGATTGCGGAAGTACCTGCAGCCCTTGCGAATGCCGAACGCCGTGCTCGCCGAAATCCTGGTGAACTAG
- a CDS encoding helix-turn-helix transcriptional regulator, giving the protein MADQQLGDLKLLRRVRDRIDREYSQPLNVEALARGVNMSAGHLSRQFKIAYGESPYSYLMTRRIERAMALLRRGDMSVTEVCFAVGCSSLGTFSTRFTELVGIPPSAYRQQTAGVTSGMPSCVEKQVTKPIRNREAPATRLHLA; this is encoded by the coding sequence GTGGCCGACCAACAGCTAGGCGATCTCAAGCTGCTGCGCCGGGTCCGGGACCGGATCGACCGCGAGTATTCGCAGCCGCTGAACGTCGAAGCGCTTGCCCGCGGGGTGAACATGTCGGCCGGGCACCTGTCCAGACAGTTCAAGATCGCCTATGGCGAGTCACCGTATTCGTACCTGATGACACGTCGTATCGAGCGCGCGATGGCGCTGCTGCGCCGCGGCGACATGTCTGTCACCGAGGTCTGCTTCGCCGTCGGCTGCTCCTCGCTCGGCACGTTCAGCACCCGGTTCACCGAGCTCGTCGGCATCCCGCCCAGTGCGTATCGGCAACAGACCGCCGGAGTGACCTCCGGCATGCCGTCCTGCGTCGAGAAACAGGTCACCAAACCGATCAGGAATCGAGAAGCGCCCGCCACCCGCCTCCACCTAGCGTGA
- a CDS encoding VOC family protein: MELTIHSSMLPLDDPEESLAFYRDILGFEVRLDVGKDKMRWITVGPPNQPDTSVVLYPPFATPGLTDDERRMIGEMMAKGTFGTLLLATKDLDGTFEKVQAGDVEVVQEPTEQPYGVRDCALRDPAGNMVRIQELP; encoded by the coding sequence ATGGAACTCACCATTCACTCAAGCATGCTGCCGCTCGACGACCCGGAAGAATCTCTCGCGTTCTATCGCGACATCCTCGGCTTCGAGGTCCGTCTCGACGTCGGCAAGGACAAGATGCGTTGGATCACGGTCGGTCCACCCAACCAGCCCGACACATCCGTCGTCCTGTACCCGCCTTTCGCCACTCCCGGCCTGACCGACGACGAGCGCCGCATGATCGGCGAGATGATGGCCAAGGGCACCTTCGGCACGCTCCTGCTCGCCACCAAAGATCTCGACGGGACGTTTGAAAAAGTCCAGGCCGGGGACGTCGAGGTGGTTCAGGAACCCACCGAGCAGCCGTACGGTGTGCGGGACTGCGCCCTTCGCGATCCCGCCGGAAACATGGTCCGAATCCAGGAGCTGCCCTAA
- a CDS encoding pirin family protein: MASGTSKVDIRRADERGASTTDWLRSRHSFSFADYYDPANTHHGLLLVNNDDIVAPGAGFDTHPHRDMEIVTWVLSGQLAHADSMGNSGVIYPGLAQRMSAGTGVQHSEKNGSASEPVHFVQMWVLPDTAGVTPSYQQQEIELADTLTPIASGAVDAAVTLHNRDATLYGARLRRGGSVALPQARYVHLFVARGSVTLDGSESLGEGDAARLTDSGGQVTADTEAEILVWEMNAGLGGA; the protein is encoded by the coding sequence ATGGCTTCCGGGACGTCCAAGGTCGATATCCGGCGCGCAGACGAGCGTGGCGCCAGCACGACCGACTGGCTCCGGTCACGGCATTCGTTCTCCTTCGCCGACTACTACGACCCGGCCAACACCCACCACGGGCTGTTGCTGGTCAACAACGACGACATCGTGGCACCGGGCGCCGGTTTCGATACCCACCCGCACCGGGACATGGAGATCGTCACCTGGGTCCTGTCAGGTCAGTTGGCCCACGCGGATTCGATGGGTAACTCCGGGGTGATCTATCCGGGTCTGGCGCAGCGGATGTCGGCGGGCACGGGTGTGCAGCATTCCGAGAAGAACGGGTCTGCCAGTGAGCCCGTGCATTTCGTGCAGATGTGGGTGCTGCCCGATACGGCCGGGGTGACACCGAGCTATCAACAGCAGGAGATCGAGTTGGCGGACACGTTGACGCCGATCGCCTCCGGCGCGGTCGACGCCGCCGTCACCCTGCACAACCGCGATGCCACGTTGTACGGCGCCCGCCTGCGGCGCGGCGGTTCGGTCGCACTGCCGCAGGCCCGCTACGTCCACCTGTTCGTCGCGCGCGGGTCGGTCACATTGGACGGATCTGAATCGCTCGGCGAGGGAGACGCCGCCCGGCTCACCGATTCGGGCGGGCAGGTCACCGCCGATACCGAAGCCGAGATCCTGGTCTGGGAGATGAATGCGGGTTTGGGCGGGGCGTAG
- a CDS encoding VOC family protein, protein MTEIKANIVPNLWFDREAEQAAQHYIAAFGGNGRIITTIASHPDSPSPQDVPVVVEFELAGQRLVGINGGPQFTFNEAISLEARVTGQEQLDQLWAALVEGGEELPCGWLKDKYGLAWQITPTEYYDLLGKGDSEADARLMSAVLSTVGKFDIAKLQAAYNG, encoded by the coding sequence ATGACTGAAATCAAAGCCAACATCGTCCCCAACCTGTGGTTCGACCGGGAGGCCGAGCAGGCCGCGCAGCACTACATCGCCGCGTTCGGCGGCAACGGCCGCATCATCACCACCATCGCCTCGCATCCTGATTCACCCTCTCCGCAGGATGTACCGGTGGTGGTGGAGTTCGAGCTGGCCGGTCAGCGCCTGGTCGGCATCAACGGTGGCCCGCAGTTCACCTTCAACGAGGCCATCTCGCTGGAAGCGCGCGTCACCGGCCAGGAGCAGCTGGACCAGCTCTGGGCCGCGCTGGTCGAGGGCGGCGAGGAACTGCCGTGCGGCTGGCTCAAGGACAAGTACGGGCTGGCGTGGCAGATCACGCCGACCGAGTACTACGACTTGTTGGGCAAGGGCGATTCCGAAGCTGACGCTCGGTTGATGTCCGCGGTGTTGAGCACTGTCGGCAAGTTCGACATCGCCAAACTGCAGGCGGCCTACAACGGTTGA
- a CDS encoding SDR family oxidoreductase, whose protein sequence is MELNGASAIVTGGASGIGAATARQLAAKGARVVVADLQADKGEALAEEIGGAFVSVDVTNTEQIEAAVNKAGELGPLRALVNSAGIGWAQRTIGKDGEFASAHNLDAYKKVLAINLVGTFDCIRLAATAMSRNELTDTGERGAIVNMTSVAAFDGQIGQAAYSSSKGGVVGLTLPVARDLSAAGIRVNTVAPGLIDTPIYGEGEASEAFKAKLGESVLFPHRLGKPEELASMVVELLTNSYMNAEVVRVDGGIRMPPK, encoded by the coding sequence GTGGAACTCAACGGAGCAAGCGCCATCGTCACCGGTGGCGCATCAGGTATCGGCGCGGCGACCGCCCGCCAGTTGGCCGCCAAGGGAGCCCGCGTTGTCGTGGCTGACCTGCAGGCGGATAAGGGTGAGGCCCTCGCCGAGGAGATCGGCGGCGCCTTCGTCAGCGTCGACGTCACCAACACCGAGCAGATCGAGGCCGCGGTCAACAAGGCCGGCGAGCTCGGCCCGCTGCGCGCCCTGGTGAACTCGGCCGGCATCGGCTGGGCCCAGCGCACCATCGGCAAGGACGGCGAGTTCGCCTCCGCGCACAACCTGGACGCCTACAAGAAGGTCCTGGCCATCAACCTGGTCGGCACCTTCGACTGCATCCGGTTGGCCGCCACCGCGATGAGCCGCAACGAGCTGACCGACACCGGCGAGCGCGGTGCGATCGTCAACATGACCAGCGTCGCGGCCTTCGACGGTCAGATCGGCCAGGCGGCCTACTCGTCGTCCAAGGGCGGCGTGGTCGGCCTGACCCTGCCCGTGGCGAGGGATTTGTCGGCAGCTGGGATTCGGGTGAACACCGTGGCACCCGGCCTGATCGACACCCCGATCTACGGCGAGGGCGAGGCGTCGGAGGCATTCAAGGCCAAGCTGGGCGAGTCGGTGCTGTTCCCGCACCGCCTCGGCAAGCCCGAGGAGCTGGCCTCGATGGTCGTCGAGCTGCTGACCAACTCGTACATGAACGCCGAGGTCGTGCGCGTCGACGGCGGCATCCGGATGCCACCCAAGTAA
- a CDS encoding NDMA-dependent alcohol dehydrogenase: protein MKTKGALLWELNSPFKVDEIDLGDPVADEVQIRMHAAGMCHSDYHLTTGATPMALPALGGHEGAGVVTKVGKNVTGIEEGDHVILAFIPACGECPPCLKGFRSLCDRGAVLLGGKAIADGTNRIHAGGHEVSPMNLLGTFAPYMTVHKDSVVKIDRDIPFETAAIMGCAVPTGFGSATNVADVKPGETVIVVGVGGIGMSALQGAVISGAKHVIAIDPNEWKREQAIKFGATHVYPSMAEAIAPVMETTWGLMADKVIIAVGEMKGEYIEEAMILTAKTGTCVVTGMGSMMDADVKLNLFLFTMLQKTLKGNIFGGGSSHVETPRLTALYKSGLLNIDDMITRTYKLEDINQGYQDMLDGNNIRGVIKFDESDW from the coding sequence ATGAAGACCAAAGGCGCCCTGCTGTGGGAACTCAACTCGCCCTTCAAGGTCGACGAGATCGACCTCGGCGACCCCGTCGCCGACGAAGTACAGATCCGGATGCACGCCGCGGGCATGTGCCACTCGGACTACCACCTGACCACCGGCGCCACCCCGATGGCGCTGCCCGCGCTCGGCGGCCATGAGGGCGCCGGCGTTGTCACCAAGGTCGGCAAGAACGTCACCGGCATCGAGGAGGGCGACCACGTCATCCTCGCCTTCATCCCGGCCTGTGGTGAGTGCCCGCCGTGTCTGAAGGGCTTCCGCTCGCTGTGCGACCGTGGCGCCGTGCTGCTGGGCGGCAAGGCCATCGCCGACGGCACCAACCGCATCCACGCCGGCGGCCATGAGGTGTCGCCGATGAACCTGCTGGGCACGTTCGCGCCGTACATGACCGTGCACAAGGACTCCGTCGTCAAGATCGACAGGGACATCCCGTTCGAGACCGCGGCCATCATGGGTTGCGCGGTGCCGACCGGCTTCGGCTCGGCCACCAATGTCGCCGACGTCAAGCCCGGCGAGACCGTCATCGTCGTCGGCGTCGGCGGTATCGGCATGAGCGCGCTGCAGGGTGCGGTGATCTCGGGTGCCAAGCACGTCATCGCGATCGACCCGAACGAATGGAAGCGGGAGCAGGCCATCAAGTTCGGCGCCACGCACGTCTACCCGTCGATGGCCGAGGCCATCGCGCCGGTGATGGAGACGACCTGGGGCCTGATGGCCGACAAGGTCATCATCGCCGTGGGCGAGATGAAGGGCGAGTACATCGAAGAGGCGATGATCCTCACCGCCAAGACCGGCACCTGCGTGGTGACGGGCATGGGGTCGATGATGGATGCCGACGTCAAGCTCAACCTGTTCCTGTTCACGATGTTGCAGAAGACGTTGAAGGGCAACATCTTCGGTGGCGGCAGCTCGCACGTGGAGACCCCGCGGCTGACCGCGCTGTACAAGTCGGGCCTGCTCAACATCGACGACATGATCACCCGGACCTACAAGCTCGAGGACATCAACCAGGGCTACCAGGACATGTTGGACGGCAACAACATTCGTGGTGTCATCAAGTTCGACGAGTCGGACTGGTAA
- a CDS encoding TMEM165/GDT1 family protein gives MLAALALSFAVIFVAELGDKSQLMAMTFALRYRWWVVLGGITAATTGVHLISVAVGHYLGAALPTHLLGILAGVAFVFFGLWTLRGDKLSDDEATRAQRSTAPAFLTVTSAFLLAELGDKTMLATITLAADNDWVGVWIGSTIGMVAADALAIVVGAIAGRHLPERAIQLGAAALFVIFGVAMLLDAAFPTAPAMLTTAGAVAVTALCAACLRALPENLRPAALRKPDAADPANTDQPGAIPS, from the coding sequence GTGCTCGCTGCTCTGGCCTTGAGTTTCGCTGTCATCTTCGTCGCCGAACTCGGTGACAAGTCGCAGTTGATGGCCATGACGTTTGCGCTGCGCTACCGCTGGTGGGTGGTGCTGGGCGGCATCACCGCAGCCACGACCGGTGTGCACCTGATCTCCGTCGCGGTCGGCCATTACCTGGGCGCGGCCCTTCCGACCCATCTGCTCGGCATCCTCGCCGGTGTGGCGTTCGTCTTCTTCGGGCTGTGGACGCTGCGTGGCGACAAGCTGTCCGACGACGAGGCGACGCGTGCCCAGCGCTCGACCGCCCCGGCGTTCTTGACCGTCACCTCGGCCTTCCTGCTTGCCGAGCTCGGCGACAAGACCATGCTCGCCACGATCACGCTGGCTGCCGACAACGACTGGGTGGGGGTGTGGATCGGCTCGACCATCGGCATGGTGGCCGCCGACGCGCTGGCCATCGTGGTCGGGGCGATCGCGGGTAGGCACCTGCCGGAGCGGGCGATCCAGCTGGGCGCCGCGGCCCTGTTCGTCATCTTCGGTGTGGCGATGCTGCTGGATGCGGCCTTCCCGACCGCCCCGGCGATGCTGACCACCGCGGGCGCGGTGGCCGTGACCGCACTGTGCGCGGCATGCCTGCGCGCACTGCCGGAGAATTTGCGGCCGGCGGCGCTGCGCAAGCCCGATGCGGCGGATCCAGCTAACACCGATCAACCGGGTGCGATCCCGTCTTGA